TCGGCTCGCACTGCCAGCCGCCCCGGCCCTGGGCCTGGGCGGCGCGTTGTAGCATATGGTGGAGGCGTGATGACCCCCGAGGAGCGCGCTCCAGGCCGGTCGGTCGCCCAGGCGCTCGAGGCGCGCGCAGCGGAGGCGCCGGATCGCCTCTTCCTGATCTACGGGGAGCGGCGGCTGACGTATGCCCAGGTCGAGGCTCGCGCCAGTGCGCTGGCCGCAGCGCTGCACGAGCTGGGCATCGAGCAGGGCGACCGCGTTGCCCTGGCGCTGCCCAACTGGCCGGAGTTCGTGGTTTCGATGTTCGCCGCGGCGAAGCTGGGGGCCATTATCGTGCCGCTCAATCCCCGCTTCACGGTAGCGGAGCTGCAGTACATGCTGCGGCACTCGGAGGCGGCGGCCGTGATCAGTGCGGAGACGTTCCACGGCACCGACTATCTCGAGCTGTTCGAGGGGTTCCTGACCACGCTGCCCGACCTGCAGTACCTGATCACGGTGGGCGAGGCGGAGCTCTGGTATGACGACCGCATCTACCAGTTCGAGGACCTGCTCTCGAGCGGCGCGGGACGCAGCGTGCCGGCGGTGGCAGTGGACCCGGCCGAGGACCTGTTCGCCATCCTGTACACGTCCGGGACCATGGGCAAGCCGAAGGGTGTGGCGCTGACGCATCGCAACGTGCTGCTCACGGCGGCGCAGACGGTAGAGGCGATCGGGCTCGTGCCCGAGGACGTCGTCTTTGGCGTGACGACGGTGTTCCACGTGTTCGGCCTCGGTCCCGGTATCCTGGGAACCTTGACGGCCGGCGCCGTGCTCGTCCTGCAGGAGCAGTTTCAGCCGGCGGAGGCCCTGGACCTGATCGAGCAGCACGGCGTCACCGTGCATTACGGCGTGCCCACGGTATTCATCACGGAGCTGCGCGAGCCCGGGCGGCCGAGCCGCCGGCTCTCCTCGCTGCGGGCCGGGGTCGTGGCGGGCGCGCCGGTCAGCGATGAACTGGTGCAGCGCATCCGCGTCGAGCTCTGCCCGAACCTGCTGGTGGCCTATTCGCTGACCGAGACCGCCTCGACGGTGGCCATAACGCGGCCGGGGGATCCGGAACCCAAGCAGATCTTCACCGTCGGCCGCCCGCTGCCCGGGACCGAGGTTCGAGTGCTGGACCTGGACGGCACGGTATTGCCGGCGGAGAGCCTGGGCGAGATCGCGGTGAGAGGGCCGGGCGTGATGAAGGGGTATTACCGCCAGCCGGGTGAAACGGCGCAGGCCTTCGACGCCGATGGCTACTTCATGACCGGCGATCTCGGCATTGTGGATGAGGAGGGCTTCGTCCACATCGTGGGGCGGCGCAAGGAGCTGATTATTCGCGGCGGGTTCAACGTCTATCCGCGCGAGGTCGAAGATCGGCTGCACGCGCACCCGGCTGTGCTGGACGTGGCCGTTGTCGGCCTGCCGCATGAGGTGCTGGGCGAGGCCGTTTGCGCCTGTGTCGTGCCCGTCGAGGGCGCGATCATAACGGGCGAGGAAATCAAAGAGTGGTGTCGGGGCGCACTGGCGGATTACAAGATTCCGGACCTGGTGCGCTTCTTCGATTCATTCCCGCTCACGGGGAGCGGGAAGGTCCGGCGGGTCGAGCTCGCGCGCATGGTGAGCGCCGAGGAATCGAGCCGTCGGCCCTAGTAGTCGAGTTCACAAGTATGGTGACTAATGCCGCGGTATTTGTGAATTCGGCCGCTGGGTGGAAGGCGAGACTCCTTGACTCGTCTCGCGTACCGCCCGGGTACTGCCCGACGGACGGGGGACGGGGAAAGCGGGAGACGCGGAGATGGGGAGACGACCGAACAGGCGTCGCCTCTCCCTCCGTTCCCCTGGTTCCCCTCCCCTGCTCGGGGGGTGGCGTGGTGTGGGTAGTGCCCGGTCCGTCGCGGAGAGGGGAAGGGGCCTCGCGCTAGGTTGAAACTTTGAACTACGCGAGGAAAATGGCTGCACAGTTTTCGCAGGCCCCCCACCAGGGGCGCCCGGCGGTGGCGGTGCATACTGCACCGAACGCTGCACTCCTCATTGACTTTGACAACGTCACCATGGGGATCCGCAGCGATCTCTCGAAGGAGCTCAAGAATCTCCTCAACAGCGACATCATCAAGGGGAAGGTAGCGGTCCAGCGGGCGTACGCGGATTGGCGGCGCTATCCGCAATACATTGTGCCGCTGGCGGAGGCGTCGGTCGACCTGATCTTCGCGCCCGCGTACGGCAGTTCCCGCAAGAACGCGACGGACATCCGGCTCGCCATTGACGCGCTCGAGCTGGTCTTTACTCGCCCCGAGATCGGCACCTACATCCTCCTCTCTGGCGACTCCGATTTCAGCAGCCTGGTTCTGAAGCTGAAGGAGTACGGCAAGTACGTGATCGGCGTGGGCATTCGCGAGTCCAGTTCAGATCTGCTGGTGCAGAACTGCGACGAGTACTACTCGTACTCGGCACTGACGGGGCTGACGCGGGCGGCTGACGAGGACACCATGGCGGAGGACCCCTGGGTGCTGGCCGGGCGGGCCGCGCGCCGCATGGTCGAGCAGGGCGACGTCATGCGCTCGGACCGCCTGAAGCAGGTGATGCTCGAGCTGGATCCCAACTTCAACGAGCGGGAGCTGGGCTTTAGCCGGTTCAACCGGTTCCTGGCCGAGGCGACGGCGAAGGGGGTCCTTCGGCTGAAGAAGCTGGAGAACGGCCAGTATGAGGTCGGCCCGCCGGACGCCGGGGAGCCGGAAGCGCCGCCCGTGCGCGTGCCGGAAGCGCGTCCGGCGCCAGCGCGCGCGGAGGGGCGCAGGGTGCGGGGTGGGGAGGCACGGCGCCCCGCAGCGGTAGCGCCGGCCGTCGTTCCCGAGCCGGCGGCCGCTTCCAGGCCGGCCGACCTGCGGGCGTCCTACGAGCTGCTGCGCCGCGCCCTGGCCGACCTGGCCGGGGACCCGTCGGCCGGGGTCCGGGACTCCGATGCCAAGCGGCGGATGCTCGAGCTTTCGCCTGGCTGGGACGAGTCGACGCTGGGCTTCGGCAAGTTCAGCCGCTTCCTGCGC
The genomic region above belongs to Gemmatimonadota bacterium and contains:
- a CDS encoding NYN domain-containing protein → MAAQFSQAPHQGRPAVAVHTAPNAALLIDFDNVTMGIRSDLSKELKNLLNSDIIKGKVAVQRAYADWRRYPQYIVPLAEASVDLIFAPAYGSSRKNATDIRLAIDALELVFTRPEIGTYILLSGDSDFSSLVLKLKEYGKYVIGVGIRESSSDLLVQNCDEYYSYSALTGLTRAADEDTMAEDPWVLAGRAARRMVEQGDVMRSDRLKQVMLELDPNFNERELGFSRFNRFLAEATAKGVLRLKKLENGQYEVGPPDAGEPEAPPVRVPEARPAPARAEGRRVRGGEARRPAAVAPAVVPEPAAASRPADLRASYELLRRALADLAGDPSAGVRDSDAKRRMLELSPGWDESTLGFGKFSRFLRQAHDAEVIDVQKAENGTYRVFQPAAEPRRAKPEPRERRVAPRRPAQVAAAPAAAAATEPLAPAIEHPAAPGALPDEQVQTEEPTATAPAALPAGPEPAAAQAAAEPRPTAPPAPPRVSAAVPSHPPVKALGFRRGTRGRPSTPAAPPPLLPGQTVPVQDTDVVAAPPNTSAAHAPAPRAQEPDLPEELGLPREPEKIVRYIAHRYKGVGKKSAETLVDAFGTDVFRVLGSEPDRVRAALGDGRRADALLEAWRLDHERRTAQRAGSSPTQGTLDLGPVGGERADLAPGQQPSAVRPRGSRRSGRARSRKAAAPGGS
- a CDS encoding AMP-binding protein, whose protein sequence is MTPEERAPGRSVAQALEARAAEAPDRLFLIYGERRLTYAQVEARASALAAALHELGIEQGDRVALALPNWPEFVVSMFAAAKLGAIIVPLNPRFTVAELQYMLRHSEAAAVISAETFHGTDYLELFEGFLTTLPDLQYLITVGEAELWYDDRIYQFEDLLSSGAGRSVPAVAVDPAEDLFAILYTSGTMGKPKGVALTHRNVLLTAAQTVEAIGLVPEDVVFGVTTVFHVFGLGPGILGTLTAGAVLVLQEQFQPAEALDLIEQHGVTVHYGVPTVFITELREPGRPSRRLSSLRAGVVAGAPVSDELVQRIRVELCPNLLVAYSLTETASTVAITRPGDPEPKQIFTVGRPLPGTEVRVLDLDGTVLPAESLGEIAVRGPGVMKGYYRQPGETAQAFDADGYFMTGDLGIVDEEGFVHIVGRRKELIIRGGFNVYPREVEDRLHAHPAVLDVAVVGLPHEVLGEAVCACVVPVEGAIITGEEIKEWCRGALADYKIPDLVRFFDSFPLTGSGKVRRVELARMVSAEESSRRP